The Pseudomonas sp. MH9.2 genomic interval GGAAGATCAACTGCGTATGCCGTCCGCACCACCGCTGGACAGCCTGCCACTGTCCACTGACGTGCCGGAAAAACAGGCGCCGCTGGAAGGTTTCACGTTTGAGGGTTATCGCAACGCCGACGGCACTGTCGGTACACGCAATATCCTTGGCATCACCACCACCGTGCAGTGCGTGACGGGTGTGCTCGATCATGCGGTCAAGCGCATCCGCGATGAGTTGTTGCCCAAGTACCCGAACGTCGATGACGTGGTGGCGCTGACCCACAGCTATGGCTGCGGCGTGGCGATCACCGCGACCGATGCTTACATCCCGATTCGCACCGTGCGCAATCTGGCGCGCAACCCGAACCTGGGCGGGGAGGCCCTGGTGATCAGTCTGGGCTGCGAGAAATTGCAGCCGGGGCAGGTCATGCATGAAAACGACAGCTCGGTGGATCTCGATGACCCCTGGCTGTATCGCCTGCAGGACTCCAGCCACGGCTTCGTCGAAATGATCGAGGAGATCATGGCGATGGCTGAAGTGCGCCTGAAAAAGCTCGATCAGCGTCGTCGCGAAACCGTACCGGCGTCCGAGCTGATTCTGGGCATGCAGTGCGGCGGCAGCGATGCGTTCAGTGGCATCACCGCCAACCCGGCGCTGGGCTTCGCTTCGGATCTGTTGTTGCGTGCCGGGGCGACGGTGATGTTCTCCGAAGTCACCGAAGTGCGCGATGCCATTTACCTGCTGACCTCCCGGGCCGAAACCAAAGAAGTGGCGCAAGAACTGGTCCGTGAAATGGACTGGTACGACCGTTACCTCGCCAAGGGCGAAGCGGATCGCAGCGCCAACACCACGCCAGGCAACAAGAAGGGCGGGTTGTCGAACATCGTCGAGAAGTCTCTGGGCTCCATCGTCAAATCCGGCAGCAGCGCAATCAACGGCGTGCTTGGCCCTGGCGAGCGGTTCAAGCGCAAAGGACTGATCTTCTGTGCGACACCGGCCAGCGACTTTGTCTGCGGCACATTGCAACTGGCGGCCGGGATGAACCTGCATGTGTTCACCACGGGGCGCGGCACGCCCTACGGTTTGGCCATGGCGCCGGTGGTGAAAGTCTCGACTCGCACCGAGCTGGCCCAGCGCTGGCCGGACCTGATCGA includes:
- the garD gene encoding galactarate dehydratase encodes the protein MNLIQHADSPRYIRLHELDNVAVVVNDQGVPAGTRFDNGLVTLDNVPQSHKVNLVDIAEGQPVIRYGQTIGYALHAIPRGSWVREDQLRMPSAPPLDSLPLSTDVPEKQAPLEGFTFEGYRNADGTVGTRNILGITTTVQCVTGVLDHAVKRIRDELLPKYPNVDDVVALTHSYGCGVAITATDAYIPIRTVRNLARNPNLGGEALVISLGCEKLQPGQVMHENDSSVDLDDPWLYRLQDSSHGFVEMIEEIMAMAEVRLKKLDQRRRETVPASELILGMQCGGSDAFSGITANPALGFASDLLLRAGATVMFSEVTEVRDAIYLLTSRAETKEVAQELVREMDWYDRYLAKGEADRSANTTPGNKKGGLSNIVEKSLGSIVKSGSSAINGVLGPGERFKRKGLIFCATPASDFVCGTLQLAAGMNLHVFTTGRGTPYGLAMAPVVKVSTRTELAQRWPDLIDIDAGRIATGRASIEDLGWELFHFYLDVASGKKKTCAEALRLHNDITLFNPAPIT